One stretch of Bacteroidota bacterium DNA includes these proteins:
- a CDS encoding transposase — protein MSENRKMLNLVEECLKSGLQKKDFIRQKNISPHKYYYWQKRYLAQKGKSEERPVFKEVSIPA, from the coding sequence ATGAGCGAAAATAGAAAAATGTTAAACCTGGTAGAAGAGTGCTTAAAAAGCGGATTACAAAAGAAAGATTTTATCCGCCAAAAAAACATTAGTCCTCACAAATATTACTATTGGCAAAAGAGGTACCTTGCCCAAAAAGGAAAGAGCGAGGAGAGACCGGTGTTTAAAGAAGTATCCATTCCTGCG